From the Brienomyrus brachyistius isolate T26 unplaced genomic scaffold, BBRACH_0.4 scaffold76, whole genome shotgun sequence genome, one window contains:
- the LOC125726793 gene encoding stonustoxin subunit beta-like codes for MSILGIKYSCQLTLDPNTANRRLSLSGGDRKVTGGAEQPYPDHPERFDRWSQVLWRESLTGRCYWEAEWSGNGAWIGVTYKEIRRKGGSYDCGLGFNDKSWSLYCNTNSYSVLHNNKQTLIPIRPSGSHRVGVYLDWGAGALSFYRVSSDGLTPLHRFTSSFTEPLNPEFWVYPNSPVSLCMLG; via the exons atgagtatattgggaataaaat actcctgccagctgacgctggaccccaacacagcaaacagacgcctgtctctgtcagggggggacaggaaggtgacagggggggcagagcagccatatcctgatcatccagagagatttgacagatggagccaagttctgtggagagagagtctgactggtcgctgttactgggaggctgagtggagtggaaatggagcctggataggagtgacttataaagagatcaggaggaaaggagggagttatgactgtgggcttggattcaatgacaagtcatggagtctgtactgtaatactaacagttactctgtcctgcacaataataaacagactctcatacccatacggccctcaggctcccacagagtaggagtgtatctggactggggggctggtgctctgtccttctacagagtctcctctgatggactgacccccctgcacagattcacctcctcattcactgaacccctcaaTCCAGAGTTTTGGGTTTATccaaactcccccgtgtcgctgtgcatgctgggatag